The following proteins come from a genomic window of Actinacidiphila yeochonensis CN732:
- a CDS encoding ABC transporter substrate-binding protein — MRTSGRTRKTAVIAVAGLAACATLITGCSSSSKDEGKGGSSNAKITLRIGDYGSFGFDDKTGAKLFSEYEKLHPNITIKEDNVSDSDQYWKSLKLHLNQNSGLDDIQAIEIGFVANAVEPQYANKFVDFKTVKGFDASNWLDYKEKEATTTSGQVIGVGTDVGPTAICYRKDMFKKAGLPSDRDAVAKLWAGDWQKFVDAGIQFKKNAPAGVAFTDSAGGLFNAVLSSQSTQYTDSSGKLVYATSPGVQTAWNLSTEAVQDGLTAKLQQFDQQNTWAAAFKTNKFATVACPSWMIGQIATDSGPANKGNWDIAQPPQAGNWGGSFLAVPKSGKNTAAAEALAQWLTAPAQEVKVFQKFGNIPSTKAGLDDPAVQNTTNDYFPGTPVGKIFSTTAHSIQPAPIGPNDGAVKIIITQNGLLDMEQHGTSKSKEWGKIQAQVKDQIGDMS; from the coding sequence ATGCGCACTTCCGGCAGAACCCGCAAGACCGCCGTCATCGCGGTCGCGGGTCTCGCAGCCTGCGCGACCCTGATCACCGGTTGCAGCAGCAGCAGCAAGGACGAGGGCAAGGGGGGATCGTCCAACGCGAAGATCACCCTGCGCATCGGCGACTACGGGTCGTTCGGCTTCGACGACAAGACCGGAGCGAAGCTCTTCTCCGAGTACGAGAAGCTGCACCCGAACATCACGATCAAGGAAGACAACGTCTCCGACAGCGACCAGTACTGGAAGTCGCTGAAGCTGCACCTGAACCAGAACAGCGGCCTCGACGACATCCAGGCGATCGAGATCGGCTTCGTGGCCAACGCGGTCGAGCCGCAGTACGCGAACAAGTTCGTCGACTTCAAGACGGTCAAGGGCTTCGACGCGAGCAACTGGCTCGACTACAAGGAGAAGGAAGCCACCACCACCAGCGGCCAGGTCATCGGCGTGGGCACGGACGTCGGCCCGACCGCGATCTGCTACCGCAAGGACATGTTCAAGAAGGCCGGCCTGCCGAGCGACCGGGACGCCGTCGCGAAGCTGTGGGCGGGCGACTGGCAGAAGTTCGTCGACGCCGGCATCCAGTTCAAGAAGAACGCCCCGGCGGGCGTGGCCTTCACCGACTCGGCCGGCGGCCTGTTCAACGCCGTGCTCTCCAGCCAGAGCACGCAGTACACCGACAGCTCCGGCAAGCTGGTCTACGCCACCAGCCCGGGTGTCCAGACCGCGTGGAACCTGTCCACCGAGGCCGTCCAGGACGGTCTGACCGCCAAGCTCCAGCAGTTCGACCAGCAGAACACCTGGGCTGCGGCGTTCAAGACCAACAAGTTCGCCACCGTCGCGTGCCCGAGCTGGATGATCGGCCAGATCGCCACCGACTCCGGTCCGGCCAACAAGGGCAACTGGGACATCGCCCAGCCGCCGCAGGCCGGCAACTGGGGCGGCTCGTTCCTGGCGGTGCCGAAGTCCGGTAAGAACACCGCCGCGGCCGAGGCGCTGGCGCAGTGGCTGACCGCCCCCGCCCAGGAGGTCAAGGTCTTCCAGAAGTTCGGCAACATCCCGTCCACCAAGGCGGGCCTGGACGACCCGGCGGTGCAGAACACCACCAACGACTACTTCCCCGGCACCCCCGTGGGCAAGATCTTCAGCACCACCGCGCACAGCATCCAGCCGGCCCCGATCGGCCCGAACGACGGCGCGGTGAAGATCATCATCACCCAGAACGGCCTCCTGGACATGGAGCAGCACGGCACCTCCAAGTCCAAGGAGTGGGGCAAGATCCAGGCGCAGGTGAAGGACCAGATCGGCGACATGAGCTGA
- a CDS encoding carbohydrate ABC transporter permease: MATSVRATSDGTPGSSRNAPNSQHGGDPGPPRANWRVRLFRLDTKASPYVYIAPFFLCFAAFGLFPLIYTGWLSFHEVQLGTHATWVGARNYKELWDNTFFWGALRNTFTMGVISTVPQLLFALGLAHLLNYKMRARGFFRVAILAPYATSIAAATLVFIQIFNPDYGMMNQVLGHFGAGHIQWNNSKWPAQIAISTIVTWRWTGYNALIYLAAMQAVPGDLYEAASLDGASRWRQFISVTIPSIRPTIFFTIIVSTIGATQLFGEPLMFGGSIGYSGGSDHQYQTLSLYMYDKGWQTGELGQASAVAWVMLLILLLIGAVQMLVARANRRKLGG, encoded by the coding sequence GTGGCCACCTCCGTCAGGGCGACGTCCGACGGCACCCCCGGGTCGTCCAGGAACGCCCCGAACTCGCAGCACGGCGGCGACCCCGGTCCGCCCCGGGCCAACTGGCGTGTCCGGCTCTTCCGGCTGGACACCAAGGCCTCGCCCTACGTCTACATCGCCCCCTTCTTCCTCTGCTTCGCCGCCTTCGGCCTCTTCCCGCTGATCTACACCGGGTGGCTCTCCTTCCACGAGGTGCAGCTCGGCACCCACGCCACCTGGGTCGGCGCGCGCAACTACAAGGAGCTGTGGGACAACACCTTCTTCTGGGGCGCGCTGCGCAACACCTTCACCATGGGTGTGATCTCCACCGTCCCGCAGCTGCTGTTCGCCCTCGGCCTGGCCCACCTGCTCAACTACAAGATGCGAGCGCGCGGTTTCTTCCGCGTCGCGATCCTGGCTCCGTACGCCACCTCGATCGCCGCCGCCACCCTGGTCTTCATCCAGATCTTCAACCCCGACTACGGGATGATGAACCAGGTCCTCGGCCACTTCGGTGCCGGCCACATCCAGTGGAACAACTCCAAGTGGCCCGCGCAGATCGCCATCTCGACGATCGTCACCTGGCGCTGGACCGGCTACAACGCGCTGATCTACCTGGCCGCGATGCAGGCCGTGCCCGGTGACCTCTACGAGGCCGCCTCGCTCGACGGCGCCTCGCGGTGGCGGCAGTTCATCAGCGTCACCATCCCGTCGATCCGGCCCACGATCTTCTTCACCATCATCGTCTCGACCATCGGGGCCACGCAGCTCTTCGGCGAGCCGCTGATGTTCGGCGGTTCCATCGGCTACTCCGGCGGCTCCGACCACCAGTACCAGACGCTGAGCCTGTACATGTACGACAAGGGCTGGCAGACCGGCGAGCTCGGGCAGGCGTCCGCCGTGGCGTGGGTGATGCTGCTCATCCTGCTGCTCATCGGCGCCGTGCAGATGCTCGTGGCGCGTGCCAACCGCCGGAAGCTTGGGGGCTGA
- a CDS encoding carbohydrate ABC transporter permease, producing the protein MAELTQSIPASGPRQSAAPKASRWKRSTGAGRTQSAGPVTYILLIIATLFSLFPLYWTVVAASRTDTELITPPTPLLPGSHLIDNLKIVWSEVDMTKALINSTIVAACVAVSTVLFATLAGFAFAKLQFRGRNALLTIVVTTMTIPPQLTVIPLYQIVSNIGWVGHIQSVILPSLVAAFGVFFMRQFLSEALPVELVEAARVDGAHSLRIIWHVVFPIARPAMAVLGMLVFVQSWNDFFWPFIALNQQNPTVQVALQGLGSGDHTINHAVVVCGALVATLPLLLVFMVLGKQIVGGITAGAVKS; encoded by the coding sequence GTGGCTGAACTGACCCAGTCGATACCGGCCTCGGGCCCGCGGCAGTCCGCCGCGCCCAAGGCAAGCCGCTGGAAGCGCTCGACCGGCGCCGGCCGGACGCAGAGCGCCGGACCCGTCACCTACATCCTGCTGATCATCGCGACGCTCTTCTCGCTGTTCCCGCTGTACTGGACGGTGGTCGCGGCCTCGCGGACCGACACCGAGCTGATCACCCCGCCGACGCCGCTGCTGCCCGGCTCGCACCTGATCGACAACCTGAAGATCGTGTGGTCCGAGGTCGACATGACCAAGGCCCTGATCAACTCCACGATCGTGGCCGCGTGTGTGGCCGTGAGCACCGTGCTGTTCGCCACGCTGGCCGGCTTCGCCTTCGCGAAGCTCCAGTTCCGCGGCCGCAACGCGCTGCTGACCATCGTGGTCACCACCATGACCATCCCGCCGCAGCTGACCGTCATCCCGCTCTACCAGATCGTCAGCAACATCGGCTGGGTGGGCCACATCCAGTCGGTGATCCTGCCCTCCCTGGTGGCGGCGTTCGGCGTGTTCTTCATGCGCCAGTTCCTCTCCGAGGCGCTGCCGGTCGAGCTGGTGGAGGCCGCCCGGGTGGACGGCGCGCACTCCCTGCGGATCATCTGGCACGTGGTGTTCCCGATCGCGCGGCCGGCCATGGCGGTGCTGGGGATGCTGGTCTTCGTCCAGTCCTGGAACGACTTCTTCTGGCCGTTCATCGCCCTGAACCAGCAGAACCCGACGGTGCAGGTCGCCCTCCAGGGGCTCGGCTCCGGCGACCACACGATCAACCACGCCGTGGTGGTCTGCGGCGCGCTGGTCGCCACGCTGCCGCTGCTGCTGGTGTTCATGGTCCTGGGCAAGCAGATCGTCGGCGGCATCACGGCGGGCGCCGTGAAGAGCTGA